Proteins from one Blastocatellia bacterium genomic window:
- a CDS encoding DsrE family protein, translated as MTRGNSAKSVAIVLATGSYEREAPTTVLRLAEKLLQRGVNVNVWAFEEAVTLTNKDQIDHSEPGALQGVLGEKHSHVSKYIDMLLRAGLHGAKLDWVSCILCVQERGVEKHQMNSVTIGTLGDLWKFVRAADRVITIPSYR; from the coding sequence ATGACTCGAGGCAACAGTGCGAAGAGTGTCGCCATCGTCTTGGCGACCGGCTCTTACGAACGCGAAGCGCCGACGACCGTCCTCCGCTTGGCGGAGAAACTGCTGCAGCGGGGGGTCAACGTCAACGTATGGGCGTTCGAGGAGGCCGTCACGCTGACGAACAAGGACCAAATAGACCACAGCGAACCCGGCGCCCTGCAGGGCGTCTTGGGCGAGAAACACTCGCACGTGAGCAAATACATCGACATGTTGCTGCGTGCGGGTTTGCACGGAGCCAAGCTCGATTGGGTCTCTTGCATCCTCTGCGTGCAGGAGCGCGGCGTCGAGAAGCACCAGATGAACTCGGTGACCATTGGGACGCTCGGCGATCTGTGGAAGTTCGTTCGGGCGGCGGATCGCGTCATCACGATTCCGTCATACCGATGA
- a CDS encoding anaerobic glycerol-3-phosphate dehydrogenase subunit C — protein sequence MAFDLKSPDFWNREALDRELRRVFDICHGCRRCFNLCPSFNVLFELIDAKGEDVENLTRADITRIVDLCYQCKLCFNHCPYTPPHRWDIDFPRLMLRAKAVQAREHGISRQDRILGRTETLGRIGSRWAPLVNFANRLRPVRVLMEKIIGIHRDRNLPEYHRETFVDWFRAYERRRAQTRSGNGKVALFYTCYVNHHDPAVGRAAVRVLEHNELEVIVPAQRCCGMPFLDGGDIESALAHARENVRVLGELVEKGYDVVIPGPTCSYMLKHEYPVLLGEEKARRLAERSFDLCEYLMRLHDAGRLKTDLKPIAQRIAYQLPCHLRAQNIGYKSRDLMQLIPGTKVHMIERCAGVDGTWGLKREYHALSLTVAEKLFREIEREQPDLVVSDCPLAGLQIRQGTERRSVHPIQVLARAYGLEEEGGRL from the coding sequence ATGGCGTTTGATCTGAAGTCGCCGGACTTTTGGAATCGCGAGGCGCTCGATCGAGAGCTACGCCGGGTCTTCGATATTTGTCACGGCTGTCGGCGGTGTTTCAATCTCTGCCCATCCTTCAACGTCCTCTTCGAGCTGATCGATGCTAAGGGAGAGGATGTGGAGAATCTCACTCGAGCCGACATCACGCGGATCGTAGATCTCTGCTACCAATGTAAGCTCTGCTTCAACCATTGTCCCTATACGCCGCCGCACCGATGGGACATTGATTTTCCGCGGCTCATGCTGCGAGCCAAGGCCGTCCAAGCTCGGGAACATGGGATCTCGCGACAGGATCGCATCCTGGGGCGTACCGAGACCTTGGGGCGAATCGGGAGCCGATGGGCGCCGCTGGTGAATTTCGCCAATCGTCTTCGGCCCGTCCGCGTGCTCATGGAGAAGATCATCGGCATTCATCGGGATCGGAATCTGCCCGAATATCATCGGGAGACGTTCGTGGATTGGTTCCGCGCATATGAGCGGAGGCGCGCTCAAACGCGCTCGGGGAACGGGAAGGTGGCGCTCTTTTACACGTGCTACGTCAATCACCACGATCCGGCCGTGGGGCGAGCCGCCGTGCGCGTCCTCGAACACAACGAGTTGGAAGTCATCGTCCCTGCGCAGCGCTGCTGTGGAATGCCCTTTTTGGATGGCGGAGATATTGAGTCGGCGCTCGCTCACGCTCGCGAGAATGTGCGGGTGCTCGGCGAGTTAGTCGAGAAAGGCTACGATGTTGTGATCCCCGGCCCGACGTGCAGTTACATGCTCAAGCATGAGTATCCGGTCCTTCTGGGCGAGGAGAAGGCGCGTCGTCTTGCGGAACGGAGCTTCGATCTCTGCGAATATCTCATGAGGCTCCATGACGCGGGACGATTGAAGACGGACCTCAAGCCGATCGCGCAACGCATCGCCTATCAACTCCCCTGCCATCTGCGCGCTCAGAACATTGGATACAAATCGCGGGACCTGATGCAATTGATTCCTGGGACGAAAGTGCATATGATCGAACGGTGCGCGGGAGTGGACGGGACGTGGGGCCTCAAGCGAGAGTATCATGCCCTCTCGCTCACAGTCGCCGAGAAGCTCTTTCGCGAGATCGAGCGAGAACAGCCCGATCTCGTCGTCTCCGATTGTCCGTTGGCGGGACTGCAGATTCGACAAGGGACGGAGAGGCGCTCCGTTCATCCCATTCAGGTCCTGGCGCGAGCCTACGGATTAGAGGAAGAAGGAGGACGACTATGA
- a CDS encoding DUF3501 family protein — translation MRKITLADIRNIAEYEKIRDEFRRAIIELKKRRRVQVGDIVTFVFENRETVLFQIQEMMRAERLVHEEEIQREIDIYNELIPGDNELSATMLIEIDDLDVLRQWLPKLVGIEEQIWLRIGDQPAIRALYEPGRSKEDKTSTVHYVRFRLSPEEIRAFRDESLPAVLAITHENYRAEATIPIAVRRSLMEDLAFPEASGS, via the coding sequence ATGAGGAAGATCACGCTCGCGGATATCCGCAATATCGCGGAGTACGAGAAGATCCGCGATGAATTTCGCCGCGCGATCATCGAGTTGAAGAAGAGGCGTCGCGTTCAAGTGGGGGACATCGTGACCTTCGTCTTCGAGAATCGCGAGACCGTCCTCTTCCAAATCCAGGAGATGATGCGTGCCGAACGCCTGGTTCATGAGGAGGAGATTCAGCGAGAGATCGACATCTATAACGAGCTGATCCCTGGGGACAACGAGCTGAGCGCGACCATGCTCATCGAGATCGACGATCTCGACGTGTTGCGCCAATGGTTGCCGAAGCTCGTCGGAATCGAGGAGCAGATTTGGCTGCGGATCGGCGATCAGCCAGCGATCCGCGCCCTGTATGAGCCCGGACGCAGCAAGGAGGACAAGACGAGCACGGTCCACTATGTGCGCTTTCGCTTGAGTCCGGAGGAGATTCGCGCCTTCAGGGACGAATCGCTTCCGGCCGTGCTCGCCATCACGCACGAGAATTATCGCGCCGAAGCGACGATCCCCATCGCGGTGCGGCGCAGTCTGATGGAGGATTTGGCGTTCCCGGAAGCCTCCGGGTCGTAA
- a CDS encoding lysine biosynthesis protein LysW — protein MPSGICPECDGEVHVSPDVEIGDFVTCPECDAELEVIEVDPLEFEVASELEEDFSEEDEEEW, from the coding sequence ATGCCATCGGGAATCTGCCCGGAATGCGATGGGGAGGTACATGTCTCGCCGGACGTCGAGATCGGGGATTTCGTGACCTGCCCCGAGTGTGATGCCGAGCTGGAGGTCATCGAGGTGGACCCGCTGGAGTTCGAGGTCGCTTCGGAGCTGGAGGAAGACTTTTCGGAAGAGGACGAGGAAGAGTGGTGA
- a CDS encoding DNA starvation/stationary phase protection protein, with protein MKMNIGLTERQREGVVEILNTLLADEFVLYAKTRNYHWNVTGPQFHELHQFFEEQYEALSDIVDEVAERARALGGPAIGTLTEFLKRTRLKEHPGKYPSARAMLVNLLEDHEMIIRHLRTDSETCAEKYRDMGTNDFLIELMQRHEKMAWMLRAFLEGESV; from the coding sequence ATGAAGATGAACATCGGACTCACGGAGCGACAGCGCGAGGGCGTCGTGGAAATCCTCAACACGCTCTTGGCCGACGAATTCGTCCTCTACGCGAAGACGCGGAACTACCACTGGAATGTCACGGGGCCGCAATTTCACGAGCTGCATCAGTTCTTCGAGGAGCAGTACGAGGCCTTGAGCGATATCGTGGATGAGGTCGCCGAGCGCGCTCGCGCGCTGGGCGGTCCCGCTATCGGGACGTTGACGGAGTTCCTCAAGCGGACGCGTCTGAAGGAACATCCGGGGAAGTATCCCTCCGCTCGCGCGATGCTTGTGAATTTGCTTGAGGACCATGAGATGATCATTCGGCATTTGCGGACCGACTCGGAGACGTGCGCTGAGAAGTATCGCGACATGGGGACGAACGATTTCCTGATCGAGCTGATGCAGCGGCACGAGAAGATGGCGTGGATGTTGCGCGCGTTCCTCGAAGGAGAATCCGTCTAG
- a CDS encoding DsrE family protein, whose amino-acid sequence MSRYLIVTSRDLYEYAGSAHVLELAGSLKNRGHEVTLYLIENGVLAARKGGQLAARLSDLSRAGVTVLAEDVSAKARGIEQVAEGVRLSNMDELADLIVDGCDKVIWY is encoded by the coding sequence ATGAGCCGATATTTGATCGTCACCAGCCGCGATCTCTACGAGTACGCGGGCAGCGCCCACGTGTTGGAGCTGGCGGGATCGTTGAAGAATCGCGGGCATGAGGTCACGCTCTATTTGATCGAGAACGGCGTCCTCGCCGCGCGCAAGGGAGGGCAACTGGCCGCTCGCTTGAGCGACTTGAGCCGAGCGGGTGTGACTGTGCTCGCTGAAGATGTCTCGGCGAAGGCGCGCGGCATCGAGCAGGTGGCCGAGGGCGTGCGCCTCTCGAACATGGATGAATTGGCCGATCTCATCGTGGATGGCTGCGATAAGGTCATCTGGTATTGA
- a CDS encoding VWA domain-containing protein — MRRKIGGLLLTLLLGEGIKPAPAQISLRSDLVTVDVTVFDAKGNYVTDLQKDDFELRHDGVPQPIAFFETQIQPELTRPLAVVFALDTSGSVGPQIAEQQHAARQFLNLIHPGSVYAVIGFNDRIRLFQKFTNDPARIERAFERAREVGGRTRLYDALDRAITLLSREAPRRRDGRLVRRVVIVITDGFDYTSTIHHAEVIRRANAAEVTIYSITLPSYVLSVTGRRRVPTLLDASGIVRQTGGRDFSAEERDFTPIFKAIAEEIRASYTLAYYPPLEHRRDGRFHEITVTVRRPGLIVRQSRQGYLAPRG; from the coding sequence ATGAGGCGGAAGATCGGAGGGTTGCTGCTGACGCTGCTTCTGGGCGAAGGGATCAAGCCGGCACCGGCGCAGATCTCGTTGCGGAGCGATCTGGTGACTGTGGATGTCACCGTCTTCGATGCCAAGGGGAATTATGTGACCGACCTCCAAAAAGATGACTTCGAGCTGCGGCACGATGGTGTCCCGCAGCCGATCGCTTTCTTCGAGACGCAGATTCAACCGGAGCTGACGCGTCCCTTGGCCGTCGTCTTCGCCCTGGATACTTCGGGCAGCGTCGGACCGCAAATCGCCGAGCAACAACATGCCGCGCGGCAGTTCCTCAACCTGATTCATCCGGGATCGGTCTACGCCGTCATTGGGTTCAACGATCGGATTCGCCTCTTCCAGAAATTCACCAATGATCCCGCCCGTATTGAACGCGCGTTTGAACGCGCGCGAGAGGTTGGAGGACGGACGCGCCTCTACGACGCCCTGGATCGGGCCATCACGCTCCTGAGCCGCGAAGCTCCGCGACGACGCGATGGACGGCTCGTCCGCCGCGTGGTGATCGTGATCACCGACGGCTTCGATTACACAAGCACCATCCATCACGCTGAGGTGATTCGACGAGCCAATGCTGCCGAGGTCACCATCTATTCCATCACACTTCCTTCGTACGTCCTCTCGGTCACCGGTCGGAGGCGCGTTCCCACGTTGCTCGACGCGTCGGGGATCGTACGACAGACGGGTGGACGGGACTTCTCGGCCGAAGAGCGAGATTTCACGCCGATCTTCAAGGCCATCGCGGAGGAAATTCGCGCTAGCTATACCCTCGCCTACTACCCTCCCTTGGAGCATCGGCGAGATGGACGGTTCCACGAGATCACGGTGACCGTCCGTCGCCCAGGACTCATCGTGCGACAGAGCCGTCAGGGATATCTCGCTCCTCGAGGATGA
- a CDS encoding SpoVR family protein, protein MSDAEIKALEKAIEEIWDKACEMGLDPFPIHFEIVPATVIYEIGSYALPGRYSHWSFGKAYHKMKLMYDLGLSKLYEVVINTNPAYAFLLEGNSLIQNKMIIAHVIAHVDFFKNNIYFSRTNRRMVDEAVTHAERIREYEFTYGRKKVEEFLDAVLSIQEHINPDLFIREARDEEREKPKPSPSKPGMYDDLFALDELKRETSPETKEEETERRFPPKPEKDLVRFIMTHSPILEPWQRDIMAMIHEEMEYFVPQLQTKIMNEGWASYWHTRILRELDLTDEEFLEFAQLHAAVVSPRKGSLNPYYVGFKIFEDIERRWDHPTPEEVERYGREPGKGREKIFEVRQLENDISFIRNYLTRQLVEDLDLYIFELRDEEEWVITDKTWERVRDQMVADMTNFGFPVIEVLDGDYNWNRELYLRHRYEGIELDIEYAKKTLEYVYKLWGRDVHLETVVDGETLVLHYDGEEHWED, encoded by the coding sequence ATGAGCGATGCGGAGATCAAAGCCTTGGAGAAGGCGATCGAAGAGATCTGGGACAAGGCCTGCGAGATGGGCCTCGATCCGTTCCCCATTCATTTCGAGATCGTCCCCGCGACGGTGATCTACGAGATCGGATCCTACGCGCTCCCGGGACGCTATTCGCACTGGAGCTTCGGCAAGGCCTATCACAAGATGAAGCTCATGTACGACCTGGGGCTGTCGAAGCTCTACGAGGTCGTGATCAACACGAATCCGGCTTATGCCTTCCTGCTGGAGGGAAATTCCCTCATCCAGAACAAGATGATCATCGCCCATGTGATCGCCCACGTCGACTTCTTCAAGAACAACATCTACTTCTCCCGCACCAACCGTCGGATGGTGGACGAAGCCGTGACGCACGCTGAGCGGATCCGCGAGTACGAGTTCACATACGGGCGGAAGAAGGTCGAGGAATTCCTCGATGCCGTCCTCTCGATCCAGGAACACATCAATCCCGATCTCTTCATCCGCGAGGCGCGCGATGAGGAGCGGGAGAAGCCGAAGCCGTCGCCCTCCAAACCAGGGATGTATGACGATCTATTCGCCCTCGATGAACTGAAGCGGGAGACGTCGCCGGAGACGAAAGAGGAAGAGACCGAGCGTCGCTTCCCACCGAAACCGGAGAAGGATTTGGTGCGCTTCATCATGACCCATTCGCCCATCCTGGAGCCCTGGCAGCGAGACATCATGGCGATGATTCACGAAGAGATGGAGTACTTCGTCCCCCAGCTTCAGACCAAGATCATGAACGAGGGATGGGCCAGTTATTGGCACACCCGCATCTTGCGAGAGTTGGATCTGACCGATGAAGAATTCCTCGAGTTCGCGCAATTGCATGCCGCCGTCGTCTCTCCGCGCAAGGGGAGTCTCAATCCCTATTATGTCGGGTTCAAGATCTTCGAGGACATCGAGCGACGGTGGGATCACCCGACGCCCGAGGAGGTCGAGAGGTACGGTCGCGAGCCCGGAAAAGGCCGCGAGAAGATCTTCGAGGTTCGGCAACTGGAGAACGACATCTCGTTCATTCGAAATTACCTGACCCGGCAGCTCGTCGAAGACCTCGACCTCTATATCTTCGAACTGAGGGACGAAGAGGAGTGGGTGATCACGGACAAGACGTGGGAGCGCGTGCGGGATCAGATGGTCGCCGATATGACGAATTTCGGCTTCCCCGTCATCGAGGTGCTGGATGGGGATTACAACTGGAACCGAGAACTCTATCTGCGCCACCGCTACGAGGGCATCGAACTCGATATCGAATACGCGAAGAAGACGCTGGAGTATGTCTACAAGCTCTGGGGGCGCGACGTTCATCTGGAGACCGTCGTGGATGGCGAGACCCTCGTCCTCCACTACGATGGGGAAGAGCATTGGGAAGATTGA
- a CDS encoding urate hydroxylase PuuD, with the protein MATLGLVGGMMLMWMLLEPEVGRSTFHAPDATSTFKIFLRWAHFVAGITWIGLLYFFNLVNVPFMQRLDAQTRGKVVPILMPRALWFFRWGAVVTVLVGLTYYAMYILHTEAQNAGIGTWSTLFKWLAVVVVTWAIIYALLQPVSGALNKGSVLAVIVIALILVMSWVLIRILGAPGPTGETLGNKSLSIALGGGYGIIMFLNVWGIIWRAQKRVIAWTKESAEQGTPMPPESAKLARRAFLASRLNAWLSLPMLFFMGTSHGDYIWFAK; encoded by the coding sequence ATGGCGACACTGGGGCTCGTGGGAGGCATGATGTTGATGTGGATGCTTCTCGAACCGGAGGTGGGACGTAGTACCTTTCACGCTCCGGATGCGACCTCGACCTTCAAGATCTTCCTGCGATGGGCTCACTTCGTCGCAGGGATCACTTGGATCGGGCTTCTCTATTTCTTCAACCTGGTGAACGTCCCATTCATGCAGCGGCTTGACGCGCAAACGCGTGGTAAGGTCGTCCCGATCCTCATGCCGCGCGCTCTTTGGTTCTTCCGGTGGGGAGCAGTCGTGACGGTCCTGGTCGGGCTGACCTACTACGCCATGTATATCCTCCATACGGAGGCCCAGAATGCGGGGATCGGCACCTGGAGCACCCTCTTCAAATGGTTGGCTGTCGTAGTGGTGACGTGGGCGATCATCTATGCGCTGCTGCAGCCGGTCTCGGGCGCCCTCAATAAGGGATCAGTGCTGGCCGTCATCGTCATCGCACTGATCCTGGTCATGTCATGGGTGTTGATTCGGATACTCGGCGCGCCAGGGCCGACAGGCGAGACGCTCGGGAATAAGTCGCTCTCCATCGCCTTGGGCGGCGGATACGGGATCATCATGTTCTTGAACGTGTGGGGGATCATCTGGCGCGCGCAGAAGCGGGTCATCGCCTGGACGAAGGAGAGCGCGGAACAAGGCACGCCGATGCCGCCCGAATCGGCCAAGCTCGCGCGACGCGCCTTCTTGGCCTCGCGCCTGAACGCGTGGCTCTCGCTCCCCATGCTCTTCTTCATGGGAACGTCTCACGGCGATTACATCTGGTTCGCGAAGTAA
- a CDS encoding helix-turn-helix domain-containing protein, with product MERRTEFLTAKQLADLLQVSEATIHRLRRRGRIPAIVLTKRLIRFHLRDVKAALGCGRSRSTEEEEPSAEQLSFADLFAEFEIKKHFR from the coding sequence ATGGAGCGACGGACGGAGTTCCTCACGGCCAAGCAATTAGCTGACCTGCTGCAAGTCAGCGAGGCGACGATTCATCGCTTGCGTCGTCGCGGACGAATCCCGGCCATCGTGCTCACCAAGCGCTTGATTCGATTCCATCTGCGCGATGTCAAGGCGGCCCTCGGCTGCGGGCGCTCGCGCTCGACGGAAGAGGAGGAGCCATCGGCCGAGCAGCTCTCGTTCGCGGACTTGTTCGCCGAGTTCGAGATTAAGAAACATTTTCGTTGA
- a CDS encoding DsrE family protein → MAEKTLVIFEKPIYLCMEPVDPHLFATAFGVVETPVEVNVLLRDSAVTYAVERQDMKGAKVLGVDVQEFDTNPARVVKFMLEHGGRVYAVREDAEARGIAPSDLVPGVQLISREEAIGLIETHDAVMVW, encoded by the coding sequence ATGGCGGAGAAGACGTTAGTGATCTTCGAGAAGCCGATCTACCTTTGCATGGAGCCGGTGGATCCGCATCTGTTCGCGACGGCCTTCGGCGTCGTGGAGACTCCGGTCGAGGTGAACGTCCTGCTGCGCGACTCGGCCGTCACCTATGCCGTCGAGCGCCAGGACATGAAAGGCGCGAAGGTCCTCGGCGTGGACGTGCAGGAGTTCGATACGAATCCGGCTCGCGTCGTGAAGTTCATGCTGGAGCACGGAGGTCGGGTCTATGCAGTGCGGGAAGACGCCGAAGCGCGAGGGATCGCACCGAGTGATCTCGTCCCCGGCGTGCAGCTCATCTCCCGCGAGGAGGCGATCGGTTTGATCGAGACCCATGATGCCGTGATGGTGTGGTGA
- a CDS encoding sulfurtransferase TusA family protein, with the protein MIEARSGAFHVEKTLDVRGLFNPIDCRSLGVIKLALQDLRPGQVLEVLANRFQQREIQAWVKKFSHRLLREVDEQGLVRIYIEKGR; encoded by the coding sequence ATGATCGAGGCCCGTTCGGGAGCGTTCCACGTGGAGAAGACCCTGGACGTCCGAGGCCTCTTCAATCCCATTGATTGTCGAAGCCTCGGCGTCATCAAACTCGCCTTGCAAGATCTGCGACCGGGTCAGGTCCTCGAAGTCTTGGCGAATCGGTTCCAGCAGCGCGAGATTCAGGCGTGGGTCAAGAAGTTCTCTCATCGCCTCCTGCGCGAAGTGGACGAACAGGGGCTGGTGCGCATTTACATCGAGAAAGGGCGCTGA
- a CDS encoding carboxypeptidase-like regulatory domain-containing protein — MGRLGVILFLFGLVLSVERAIPQTSSSGRITGEVKDERGQPVARAKVRAIEGRTNRTLAEAMTGEDGRFVLSDLIPGRYALLISSPDHEPAVVRSVDVKAGRETSLKSPIRLRRAEAYAVISGATFDPNGFLLPGVRVVLERLPIDEEKVPPLKLEQVSNSSGEFAFRVPGERGRYRLTATASGYEPEVQIVEVGGLERRRVALRLKARAKGR; from the coding sequence ATGGGGCGATTGGGAGTGATCCTCTTTCTGTTTGGTCTCGTGCTCTCGGTCGAGAGAGCAATCCCACAAACCTCTTCGTCAGGGAGGATCACCGGAGAGGTCAAGGATGAGCGCGGACAACCGGTGGCTCGCGCGAAAGTCCGCGCCATTGAGGGACGGACGAATCGCACGCTCGCTGAAGCCATGACGGGAGAGGATGGACGATTCGTGCTGTCGGACCTCATTCCGGGTCGGTATGCCCTGTTGATCTCCTCACCCGATCATGAACCGGCGGTCGTGCGTTCGGTCGACGTCAAGGCCGGGCGAGAGACGTCGCTCAAATCACCCATTCGGCTTCGTCGTGCCGAGGCCTACGCTGTGATCAGCGGGGCGACGTTTGATCCGAACGGCTTCCTTCTGCCGGGCGTTCGCGTGGTGCTCGAGCGTCTTCCCATCGACGAGGAGAAAGTCCCGCCGCTCAAACTCGAGCAAGTCTCCAACTCCAGCGGGGAATTCGCCTTTCGCGTCCCGGGCGAACGAGGGCGATATCGGCTCACGGCGACCGCGAGTGGATACGAGCCGGAGGTGCAGATCGTCGAGGTGGGAGGATTGGAGCGCCGTCGCGTCGCCCTGCGATTGAAAGCGCGCGCCAAAGGGAGGTGA
- the yhbH gene encoding sporulation protein YhbH, producing MRVHRHDWSLQRKGYLDQERHKERVREAIRKNLGSIVANESIILSDGKKTIRIPIRSLEEYKFRYDYRKKKHVGQGAGDSRVGDVIGREGEGWGPGRGPGAGDQPGVDYYEAEVEIDEIAKLIFEDLELPYLEEKSKQAVHSRQLRFGEVRKTGILPHLDKRRTLLENMKRIAKETGRAQIGPLRKEDLRFKSWDEEIRYETNAVVIAMMDVSGSMGEFKKYIARSFYFWMVRFLRTKYDNVKVVFITHHTEAKEVTEEQFFTQGESGGTVVSSAYRLALEIIRQRFNPKDWNIYPFHFSDGDNYYSDNDEAVRLADELIATCNLFGYGEIGEEEYAGYRRSSGALLSIFNERLKNKDRFVGVRIDRKEDVYPALKAFFGRRGEIV from the coding sequence ATGCGTGTCCATCGTCATGATTGGTCGTTGCAACGGAAGGGCTATCTCGATCAAGAGCGTCATAAGGAGCGTGTCCGCGAAGCGATCCGAAAGAATCTCGGCTCCATCGTCGCCAACGAATCCATCATCCTCTCGGACGGCAAGAAGACCATCCGCATCCCTATTCGCTCCCTCGAAGAGTACAAGTTCCGCTACGACTACCGGAAGAAGAAGCACGTGGGGCAAGGCGCGGGCGATTCTCGCGTCGGCGACGTGATCGGGCGCGAAGGGGAGGGATGGGGACCCGGACGCGGTCCCGGAGCCGGCGATCAACCGGGCGTGGATTATTACGAGGCCGAGGTCGAAATTGATGAGATCGCCAAGCTCATCTTCGAGGACCTCGAGCTTCCTTACCTGGAGGAGAAGAGCAAACAAGCCGTTCACTCGCGCCAGCTGCGCTTCGGCGAAGTCCGCAAAACGGGTATTCTCCCCCACCTCGATAAGCGGCGGACGCTGCTGGAGAACATGAAGCGCATAGCCAAGGAGACAGGCCGCGCGCAAATCGGTCCCTTGCGCAAAGAGGACCTACGCTTCAAGAGTTGGGATGAGGAGATCCGCTACGAGACCAACGCTGTCGTCATCGCCATGATGGACGTCTCCGGTTCCATGGGCGAGTTCAAGAAGTATATCGCGCGCTCGTTCTACTTCTGGATGGTCCGCTTCCTGCGGACGAAGTACGACAACGTGAAGGTCGTCTTCATCACGCATCACACTGAGGCGAAGGAGGTGACCGAGGAGCAATTCTTCACACAAGGGGAATCGGGCGGAACGGTCGTCAGTTCGGCCTATCGCCTCGCCCTGGAGATCATTCGCCAGCGATTCAATCCCAAGGATTGGAACATCTATCCCTTCCACTTCTCGGATGGGGATAACTACTATTCGGACAACGACGAGGCCGTTCGCCTGGCCGATGAGCTGATCGCCACGTGCAATCTCTTCGGCTATGGCGAGATCGGAGAGGAAGAGTACGCCGGCTATCGGCGATCCAGCGGCGCGCTGCTCTCCATCTTCAACGAGCGCCTCAAGAACAAAGACCGCTTCGTGGGCGTTCGGATTGATCGGAAGGAGGATGTCTATCCAGCCCTGAAGGCCTTCTTCGGTCGGCGAGGGGAGATCGTATGA